The following coding sequences are from one Streptococcus sp. NPS 308 window:
- a CDS encoding DNA alkylation repair protein yields the protein MAKKVKDYYDLTYARDLSRRLQEASPAFDGQKFRLLLEKDLENLEFSQRQELLAKSIKECLPLSYQDSLKVFEKILGPELEGGLGMFSEGYWLWPIGKYVELYGDKEFELSAAFSKELTKRFTGEFSMRPILARYPKATMALLLEWSQDENLRVRRLASECMRIRLPWAKRQTVVLDYLEDFTTILTNLKDDGDKSIQKSVANNLNDLYKEAPDKFERIIQAWQKEELSPSCAWIIKHASRTKNKKIASEDLCKKS from the coding sequence ATGGCTAAAAAAGTAAAAGATTATTATGACTTGACTTATGCTAGGGATTTGAGTCGACGGTTGCAAGAAGCGTCCCCTGCCTTTGATGGACAAAAGTTTAGGCTGTTGTTAGAAAAAGACTTGGAAAATTTGGAGTTTAGCCAGCGTCAAGAACTCTTGGCTAAAAGTATCAAAGAATGTCTCCCCCTATCTTATCAGGACTCTCTCAAGGTTTTTGAGAAAATTTTAGGTCCTGAGTTAGAGGGTGGTTTAGGCATGTTTTCAGAAGGGTATTGGCTTTGGCCAATCGGCAAATATGTAGAACTATATGGAGACAAGGAATTTGAATTGAGCGCGGCCTTTAGTAAGGAACTCACCAAGCGGTTTACGGGAGAATTTTCCATGAGGCCCATACTGGCTCGCTATCCTAAGGCTACAATGGCTTTGCTGTTAGAATGGAGTCAGGATGAAAATTTGCGCGTTCGTAGACTTGCCAGCGAGTGCATGCGTATCCGTCTGCCTTGGGCTAAGAGACAAACCGTGGTGTTAGATTATCTTGAGGATTTCACCACTATTCTGACCAATCTAAAGGATGATGGAGACAAGTCCATTCAAAAAAGCGTAGCCAACAATCTAAATGATTTATATAAGGAAGCCCCCGATAAGTTTGAAAGAATTATTCAAGCTTGGCAAAAGGAGGAGCTAAGTCCAAGTTGTGCTTGGATCATCAAGCATGCATCTCGAACAAAAAACAAAAAAATAGCATCAGAAGATTTATGCAAAAAAAGCTGA
- the secA gene encoding preprotein translocase subunit SecA, with translation MANILKTIIENDKGELRRLEKMADKVLNYESQMAAMSDDELKAKTDEFKERYNKGESLDSLLYEAFAVVREAAKRVLGLFPYKVQVMGGIVLHHGDVPEMRTGEGKTLTATMPVYLNALAGKGVHVVTVNEYLTERDATEMGELYSWLGLSVGINLAAKSPMEKKEAYLCDITYSTNSEIGFDYLRDNMVVRAENMVQRPLNYALVDEVDSILIDEARTPLIVSGANAVETSQLYHMADHFVKSLDKDDYIIDVQSKTIGLSDSGIDKAESYFKLENLYDIENVALTHFVDNALRANYIMILDIDYVVSEEQEILIVDQFTGRTMEGRRYSDGLHQAIEAKEGVPIQDETKTSASITYQNLFRMYKKLAGMTGTGKTEEEEFREIYNIRVIPIPTNRPIQRIDHSDLLYASIDAKFKAVIEDVKARYQKGQPVLVGTVAVETSDYISKKLVAAGVPHEVLNAKNHYREAQIIMNAGQRGAVTIATNMAGRGTDIKLGEGVRELGGLCVIGTERHESRRIDNQLRGRSGRQGDPGESQFYLSLEDDLMKRFGSERLKGVFERLNMSDEAIESRMLTRQVEAAQKRVEGNNYDTRKQVLQYDDVMREQREIIYAQRYDVITADRDLAPEIHAMIRRTIGRIVDAHARSKEDEKLEAILNFAKYNLLPEDSINRSDFAGLSDQAIKDELYQRALKVYDNQVAKLRDEDAVKEFQKVLILRVVDNKWTDHIDALDQLRNAVGLRGYAQNNPVVEYQAEGFRMFNDMIGSIEFDVTRLMMKAQIHEQERPQTEHNISTTATRNIAAQQANLPEDLDLSQIGRNDQCPCGSGKKFKNCHGKRQ, from the coding sequence ATGGCTAATATTTTAAAAACGATTATTGAAAATGATAAAGGAGAACTTCGCCGTCTAGAAAAGATGGCCGATAAGGTTCTTAATTATGAGAGCCAAATGGCTGCGATGTCAGACGATGAGCTAAAAGCAAAAACTGACGAATTTAAAGAACGTTACAACAAGGGTGAATCACTTGATTCACTACTATATGAAGCTTTTGCGGTAGTACGTGAAGCAGCAAAACGTGTCCTTGGGCTTTTCCCTTATAAGGTTCAGGTCATGGGTGGGATTGTTCTTCACCATGGTGACGTTCCAGAGATGCGTACTGGTGAAGGGAAGACCTTGACAGCGACCATGCCAGTATACCTCAATGCCCTTGCAGGTAAAGGAGTTCACGTAGTTACAGTCAATGAATACCTAACAGAACGTGACGCGACTGAGATGGGTGAGCTCTACTCATGGCTCGGTCTGTCAGTAGGGATCAACTTGGCAGCTAAATCTCCAATGGAGAAAAAAGAAGCTTATCTTTGCGATATTACCTACTCAACCAACTCAGAGATTGGTTTCGACTACCTTCGTGACAACATGGTCGTTCGTGCAGAAAACATGGTACAACGTCCACTCAACTATGCCTTGGTCGATGAGGTGGACTCGATCTTGATCGATGAAGCCCGTACTCCTTTGATCGTTTCAGGTGCCAACGCAGTTGAAACAAGCCAACTCTACCATATGGCGGATCACTTCGTAAAATCCTTGGACAAGGACGACTATATCATTGACGTGCAGTCTAAGACGATTGGTTTATCTGATTCTGGTATTGACAAGGCTGAAAGCTACTTCAAACTAGAAAATCTCTACGATATCGAAAACGTAGCTCTTACACACTTTGTTGACAATGCCCTTCGTGCCAACTATATCATGATCCTTGATATCGACTATGTGGTTAGCGAAGAGCAGGAAATTTTGATTGTCGACCAATTTACAGGTCGTACCATGGAAGGTCGTCGTTACTCTGATGGCTTGCACCAAGCCATCGAAGCCAAAGAAGGTGTGCCAATCCAAGACGAGACCAAGACTTCAGCTTCTATTACCTACCAAAACCTCTTCCGTATGTATAAGAAATTGGCAGGGATGACAGGTACTGGTAAAACAGAAGAAGAAGAATTCCGCGAAATCTACAACATTCGTGTTATCCCAATCCCTACTAACCGTCCAATCCAACGTATTGACCACTCAGACCTTCTCTATGCAAGTATCGATGCCAAATTCAAGGCTGTTATTGAAGATGTGAAGGCGCGTTACCAAAAAGGTCAACCTGTCTTGGTTGGTACAGTTGCCGTTGAAACCAGTGATTATATTTCTAAGAAATTGGTAGCAGCAGGCGTTCCTCACGAAGTCTTGAATGCGAAGAACCACTATAGAGAAGCTCAAATTATCATGAACGCTGGTCAACGTGGTGCGGTTACTATTGCAACCAACATGGCCGGTCGTGGTACCGACATTAAGCTTGGTGAAGGGGTTCGTGAACTTGGTGGACTTTGCGTCATCGGTACAGAGCGCCACGAAAGTCGCCGTATTGATAATCAGCTTCGTGGACGTTCAGGACGTCAAGGAGATCCAGGTGAGTCACAATTCTACTTGTCTCTTGAAGATGATTTGATGAAACGTTTTGGTTCAGAACGTTTGAAAGGTGTCTTTGAACGCCTCAACATGTCTGACGAAGCTATCGAATCTCGCATGTTGACGCGTCAGGTTGAAGCAGCTCAAAAACGTGTCGAAGGAAACAACTACGATACTCGTAAACAAGTCCTTCAATACGATGATGTTATGCGTGAACAACGTGAGATCATCTATGCACAACGTTATGATGTCATTACTGCAGATCGTGACTTGGCACCAGAAATCCATGCTATGATTCGTCGTACCATTGGACGTATCGTGGATGCACATGCACGTTCTAAGGAAGATGAAAAATTGGAAGCAATCTTGAACTTTGCTAAGTATAACTTGCTTCCAGAAGATTCAATCAACCGTTCAGATTTTGCAGGTTTGTCAGACCAAGCTATCAAGGATGAACTTTACCAACGTGCCTTGAAAGTCTATGACAACCAAGTTGCTAAGCTTCGTGACGAAGATGCAGTAAAAGAATTCCAAAAAGTCTTGATTCTACGTGTTGTAGACAACAAGTGGACAGACCATATCGATGCTCTTGACCAGTTGCGAAACGCTGTTGGCCTTCGTGGTTATGCACAAAACAACCCTGTTGTAGAATACCAAGCAGAAGGTTTCCGCATGTTTAACGACATGATTGGTTCGATCGAATTCGATGTGACCCGCTTGATGATGAAAGCACAAATCCATGAACAAGAACGTCCGCAAACTGAACACAATATCAGTACAACTGCGACTCGTAATATCGCAGCTCAGCAGGCAAATCTTCCAGAAGATTTGGACTTGAGCCAAATCGGACGAAATGACCAATGTCCATGTGGATCTGGTAAGAAATTCAAGAACTGTCATGGTAAGAGACAATAA
- a CDS encoding 3-deoxy-7-phosphoheptulonate synthase, which produces MVFTAKSPKINIEEVRALSKLDDLAYEKKYQRDQELEAIIRGEDQRILLVIGPCSSDNEEAVLEYAKRLSALQEEVKDRIFMVMRVYTAKPRTNGDGYKGLIHQPNATEAPSLINGIKAVRQLHYRVITKTGMTTADEMLYPENLPLVDDLISYMAVGARSVEDQQHRFVASGAGFSTGFKNPTSGNLNVMFNGIYAAQNKQSFLFLGKEVETTGNPLSHAILRGALNEYGKNIPNYYYDNLVDTIDQYEKMGLENPFIIIDTNHDNSGKQYMDQIRIVRQTLINRDWNEKIKKYVRGFMIESYLEDGRQNEPEVFGKSITDPCLGWDNTEALVREIYQTIGE; this is translated from the coding sequence ATGGTATTTACAGCTAAAAGCCCCAAAATTAATATTGAAGAAGTTCGTGCCTTGTCAAAACTAGATGATTTGGCTTATGAGAAAAAATACCAGCGTGATCAAGAACTAGAAGCGATTATCCGTGGAGAAGACCAGCGTATTCTTTTGGTGATTGGACCATGTTCATCTGATAATGAGGAGGCAGTCCTCGAGTATGCCAAGCGCTTATCTGCCTTGCAAGAAGAAGTCAAAGATCGTATTTTTATGGTCATGCGGGTCTATACAGCCAAACCTCGTACCAATGGAGATGGCTATAAGGGCTTGATTCACCAGCCGAATGCGACAGAAGCCCCTAGTTTGATCAATGGAATCAAGGCTGTTCGCCAACTGCACTATCGTGTGATTACCAAGACTGGTATGACAACTGCTGATGAGATGCTCTACCCAGAAAACCTTCCTTTGGTGGATGATTTGATTTCTTATATGGCTGTAGGAGCTCGTTCAGTCGAGGACCAGCAACACCGTTTTGTAGCGAGTGGAGCAGGTTTTTCTACAGGGTTTAAAAATCCAACATCTGGAAATCTCAATGTTATGTTTAACGGGATTTATGCAGCTCAAAATAAACAGAGTTTCCTTTTCCTCGGTAAAGAGGTGGAAACAACAGGGAATCCCTTGTCCCACGCCATTCTTCGTGGTGCCTTGAATGAATATGGGAAAAATATTCCCAACTATTACTATGACAATTTAGTGGATACCATTGATCAGTATGAGAAGATGGGCTTGGAAAATCCCTTTATCATCATCGATACCAATCATGACAATTCGGGCAAGCAGTACATGGATCAAATCCGTATCGTTCGCCAGACCTTGATCAACCGTGACTGGAATGAGAAAATCAAGAAATACGTTCGTGGTTTTATGATTGAGTCCTATCTAGAAGATGGACGTCAAAATGAACCAGAAGTTTTTGGTAAGTCCATTACAGATCCGTGTCTAGGATGGGACAATACGGAAGCACTTGTTCGCGAAATCTACCAAACGATAGGAGAATAA
- a CDS encoding 3-deoxy-7-phosphoheptulonate synthase: MAFIEKGQEIDIEAIKAATQLSPEVLRYKEARDRELAAIISGEDDRILLVMGPCSSDNEEAVLEYARRLADLQKKVADKIFIVMRVYTAKPRTNGDGYKGLIHQPNASEAPSLINGLQAVRQLHYRVITETGLTTADEMLYPSNLVLVDDLVSYHAVGARSVEDQEHRFVASGIDAPVGMKNPTSGNLGVMFNAIYAAQNKQTFLYHGQEVETSGNPLAHVILRGAMNEYGKNEPNFYYETLLNAINRYETMGLENPFIIIDTNHDNSGKQYMEQIRIVRKALLNRDWNEKIKKTVRGFMIESYLADGRQNQPEVFGCSITDPCLGWENTVALVDEIYTTLTK, translated from the coding sequence ATGGCATTTATCGAAAAAGGTCAAGAAATAGATATTGAAGCAATCAAGGCTGCAACTCAGCTGTCACCTGAAGTCTTGCGTTATAAGGAAGCACGAGATCGAGAGTTGGCAGCCATCATCTCGGGTGAGGATGACCGAATTCTTTTGGTGATGGGGCCTTGCTCTTCTGACAATGAAGAGGCTGTTTTGGAATATGCCCGCCGTTTAGCTGACTTGCAGAAAAAAGTTGCGGATAAAATCTTTATCGTCATGCGAGTCTATACAGCCAAACCTCGTACCAATGGAGATGGCTATAAGGGTTTGATTCATCAGCCAAATGCTAGCGAGGCTCCTAGTCTCATCAATGGTTTGCAGGCTGTTCGTCAGCTACACTACCGTGTGATTACCGAAACGGGCTTGACGACAGCTGATGAGATGCTTTATCCGTCTAACCTCGTTTTGGTCGATGATTTGGTCAGCTATCATGCGGTTGGAGCTCGCTCAGTGGAAGACCAGGAACATCGCTTTGTAGCTTCTGGGATTGATGCTCCAGTTGGGATGAAAAATCCAACATCTGGCAACCTCGGGGTTATGTTTAATGCTATCTATGCAGCTCAAAACAAGCAAACCTTCCTTTACCACGGCCAAGAAGTGGAGACTTCAGGAAATCCCTTGGCCCACGTGATCCTTCGTGGCGCCATGAATGAATATGGAAAAAATGAACCTAACTTCTACTATGAGACCCTCTTAAACGCTATCAACCGTTATGAGACCATGGGACTTGAAAATCCCTTTATCATCATCGATACCAATCATGACAATTCTGGTAAGCAGTATATGGAACAAATCCGCATTGTTCGCAAAGCCTTGCTGAATCGTGATTGGAATGAAAAGATTAAAAAGACGGTTCGAGGCTTTATGATTGAATCTTACCTAGCAGATGGTCGCCAAAACCAGCCAGAGGTCTTTGGTTGCTCTATTACTGACCCTTGTCTAGGTTGGGAAAATACAGTGGCCTTGGTAGACGAAATTTATACTACCTTAACAAAATAA
- the acpS gene encoding holo-ACP synthase, producing the protein MIVGHGIDIEELASIERAATRHTGFAERVLTTKEMERFTSLKGRRKIEYLAGRWSAKEAFSKALGTGIGKLTFQDLEVLNNESGAPYFSQAPFSGKIWLSISHTDQFVTASVILEENHESKST; encoded by the coding sequence ATGATAGTTGGACATGGAATTGACATCGAAGAATTGGCTTCGATAGAACGCGCTGCTACACGGCACACAGGATTTGCCGAGCGGGTGCTAACCACTAAGGAAATGGAGCGATTTACCAGTCTCAAAGGCCGCAGAAAAATCGAATATTTGGCAGGTCGTTGGTCGGCTAAGGAAGCCTTTTCCAAGGCTTTGGGAACTGGTATTGGCAAACTGACCTTTCAGGATTTGGAAGTCTTGAACAACGAAAGTGGGGCTCCCTATTTTAGTCAGGCACCGTTTTCAGGAAAGATTTGGCTATCGATCAGCCACACAGATCAGTTTGTGACAGCCAGTGTCATTTTGGAGGAAAATCATGAAAGCAAGTCCACATAG
- the alr gene encoding alanine racemase encodes MKASPHRPTKALIHLGAIRKNIQQMGAHIPQRTLKWAVVKANAYGHGAVAVATAIQGDVDGFCVSNIDEAIELRQAGVSKKILILGVSELEAIGLAKEYDITLTVAGLEWIRALLATGADLAGLSVHLKIDSGMGRIGFREASEAEQAQALLKQEGARVEGIFTHFATADEASDTYFNAQLERFKTILSSMKEVPELVHASNSATTLWHAETIFNAVRMGDAMYGLNPSGEVLDLPYDLTPALTLQSALVHVKTVPAGACMGYGATYQADSEQVIATVPIGYADGWTRDMQNFSVLVDGQVCPIVGRVSMDQITIRLPKVYPLGTKVTLIGSDGDKEITATQVAVYRGTINYEVVCLLSDRIPREYY; translated from the coding sequence ATGAAAGCAAGTCCACATAGACCGACCAAGGCTCTGATTCATCTGGGAGCTATTCGAAAAAATATCCAACAGATGGGAGCTCATATCCCACAAAGGACGCTCAAGTGGGCAGTGGTTAAGGCCAATGCCTATGGACATGGTGCTGTAGCTGTTGCGACAGCTATCCAAGGAGATGTCGACGGCTTTTGCGTTTCCAATATTGATGAAGCTATTGAACTTCGTCAGGCTGGAGTTAGCAAGAAAATCCTTATCTTAGGTGTGTCTGAGTTAGAAGCTATTGGCCTAGCTAAAGAATATGACATCACTTTGACGGTGGCAGGACTGGAGTGGATTCGAGCACTCTTAGCTACTGGGGCTGACCTAGCTGGCTTATCGGTTCACCTCAAGATTGACTCAGGAATGGGACGGATTGGTTTTCGAGAAGCTAGTGAGGCTGAGCAGGCTCAAGCCTTGCTCAAGCAAGAGGGTGCTCGTGTTGAGGGAATCTTTACCCACTTTGCAACTGCAGATGAAGCTTCAGACACCTACTTTAATGCCCAGTTAGAACGATTTAAAACCATTCTGTCAAGCATGAAGGAAGTGCCAGAGTTGGTTCATGCCAGCAACTCGGCAACGACTCTTTGGCATGCAGAGACTATTTTCAATGCCGTCCGTATGGGAGACGCCATGTATGGTCTGAATCCTAGCGGAGAGGTCTTGGACTTGCCTTATGATTTGACACCGGCCTTGACCTTGCAATCTGCCCTTGTTCATGTCAAAACAGTTCCAGCTGGAGCTTGCATGGGCTATGGAGCCACCTATCAGGCGGATAGCGAACAAGTCATTGCGACGGTGCCAATCGGCTATGCGGATGGTTGGACACGAGACATGCAGAATTTCTCCGTCTTGGTAGATGGACAAGTTTGCCCAATCGTCGGCAGGGTTTCGATGGACCAAATCACCATTCGTCTGCCTAAGGTTTACCCGCTAGGAACCAAGGTAACCTTGATTGGCTCCGACGGAGATAAGGAAA